In a single window of the Streptomyces cinnabarinus genome:
- a CDS encoding nuclear transport factor 2 family protein — translation MGSAASPGFDTEALRRGIEGDTATTLLSLYADDAELRVVDRNTQPSSPRVLHGRDEISELLEDVYSRDMTHKMERCVVDGDMIAFSESCEYSDGVRVLAESMASLRDGKIVEQTMIQAWDE, via the coding sequence ATGGGCAGTGCGGCAAGCCCCGGCTTCGACACCGAAGCCCTGCGCCGGGGCATCGAGGGAGATACGGCGACGACACTGCTGTCGCTCTACGCGGACGACGCCGAACTGCGCGTCGTGGACCGCAACACCCAGCCCAGCAGTCCCCGGGTCCTGCACGGCCGTGACGAGATCAGCGAGTTGCTGGAGGACGTCTACAGCCGCGACATGACCCACAAGATGGAGCGCTGTGTCGTCGACGGCGACATGATCGCCTTCAGTGAGTCCTGTGAGTACTCGGACGGGGTGCGTGTGCTCGCCGAGTCGATGGCGTCCCTGCGGGACGGCAAGATCGTCGAGCAGACGATGATCCAGGCCTGGGACGAGTGA
- a CDS encoding DNA-3-methyladenine glycosylase family protein, with translation MPQRPDRSVHWQPPFPVNARLTLSSLRRGPHDPTHRVEPDGTLWRTARPASGPVTYRIRQQRPDDLRIDAWGPGAAELADSVRRELGEDDRPELFRPAHPVLRGAVRRLPGLRVPRTGRLFEALVPAVFEQRVVGLDAAASFTRLIRRYGEQAPGPAPAGMRLPLPPGTWRTIPSWEWRAAGVDLHRSATVIEAARHAVRLDRSAADPARAYDLLAKLPGVGVWTAAQVGHRALGDADALPLGDYHLATITGVALLGRPLADDEVEAFYEPFRPHRYRVVRLLELSPGAAPRRGSRAPRAGPFR, from the coding sequence ATGCCACAGCGACCGGACCGTTCGGTGCACTGGCAGCCCCCGTTCCCCGTGAACGCGCGGCTGACGCTGTCGAGCCTGCGCCGCGGCCCCCACGACCCCACGCACCGGGTCGAGCCCGACGGCACCCTGTGGCGCACCGCGCGCCCCGCCTCCGGACCCGTCACCTACCGCATCCGCCAGCAGCGCCCGGACGACCTCCGCATCGACGCCTGGGGACCCGGCGCCGCCGAACTCGCCGACTCCGTCCGCCGCGAACTGGGTGAGGACGACCGGCCCGAGCTGTTCCGCCCTGCGCATCCGGTACTGCGCGGTGCCGTGCGCCGGCTGCCCGGCCTGCGGGTGCCCCGCACGGGACGCCTCTTCGAGGCCCTGGTGCCCGCGGTGTTCGAGCAGCGCGTCGTGGGCCTGGACGCCGCCGCCTCCTTCACCCGCCTGATCCGCAGATACGGCGAGCAGGCACCCGGCCCCGCGCCCGCCGGGATGCGGCTGCCTCTGCCGCCCGGGACCTGGCGCACGATCCCCAGCTGGGAGTGGCGCGCGGCGGGAGTCGACCTGCACCGCTCCGCCACCGTCATCGAGGCCGCGCGGCACGCGGTACGGCTCGACCGGTCCGCCGCCGATCCCGCCCGCGCCTACGACCTGCTGGCGAAGCTGCCCGGCGTCGGCGTCTGGACCGCTGCCCAGGTCGGCCACCGCGCACTGGGCGACGCGGACGCCCTGCCGCTGGGCGACTACCACCTCGCCACGATCACGGGCGTTGCCCTGCTCGGCAGGCCGCTGGCGGACGACGAGGTCGAGGCCTTCTACGAGCCCTTCCGGCCACACCGCTACCGCGTCGTCCGCCTCCTCGAACTCAGCCCTGGAGCGGCACCGCGCCGGGGATCCAGGGCACCGAGGGCGGGGCCGTTCCGCTAG
- a CDS encoding SDR family oxidoreductase, producing MAPTYAVTGASGRLGGRIARRLAAAGLPQTLLVRTPSRAPELPRATAVSGAYDDHGAVARALRPTDRVLMVSASETLDRVQQHRTFIDAAAAAGVAHLVYISFYGAAPDATFTLARDHWHTEQHLRASGVPFTFLRDNLYADFMPALVGEDGVIRGPAGAGHAAVVAQDDIADAAVAVLRDPAGHVGRTYELTGPEALGLTDIAATIAAVTGRPVSYVPETVEEAYASRKGHGAPDWQLDAWVSTYTAIADGSLAAVTSAIEDLTGHPATPLEQVLRA from the coding sequence ATGGCCCCGACCTATGCCGTCACCGGTGCCTCCGGCCGCCTCGGCGGGCGGATCGCCCGACGGCTGGCCGCCGCCGGACTGCCGCAGACCCTTCTGGTCCGCACCCCCTCCCGCGCACCCGAACTGCCCCGCGCCACCGCCGTGTCCGGCGCCTACGACGACCACGGCGCCGTCGCCCGCGCCCTGCGCCCCACCGACCGCGTCCTGATGGTCTCCGCCTCCGAGACCCTCGACCGGGTCCAGCAGCACCGCACCTTCATCGACGCCGCCGCCGCGGCCGGGGTCGCGCATCTGGTGTACATCTCCTTCTACGGCGCCGCCCCCGACGCGACCTTCACCCTGGCCCGCGACCACTGGCACACCGAGCAGCATCTGCGCGCCAGCGGAGTGCCGTTCACCTTCCTGCGGGACAACCTGTACGCCGACTTCATGCCCGCCCTGGTCGGTGAGGACGGCGTGATCCGCGGTCCCGCCGGCGCCGGACACGCCGCCGTGGTCGCCCAGGACGACATCGCCGACGCCGCCGTAGCCGTCCTGCGCGACCCGGCCGGGCATGTCGGCCGTACGTACGAACTGACCGGCCCCGAGGCGCTCGGCCTCACCGACATCGCGGCCACCATCGCCGCCGTCACCGGGCGCCCCGTCTCGTACGTGCCGGAGACGGTCGAGGAGGCCTACGCCTCCCGCAAGGGCCACGGCGCCCCCGACTGGCAGCTCGACGCCTGGGTCTCCACCTACACGGCCATCGCCGACGGCTCGCTGGCCGCAGTGACCAGCGCGATCGAGGACCTGACCGGACATCCCGCCACCCCCCTGGAGCAGGTGCTCAGGGCTTGA
- a CDS encoding S-(hydroxymethyl)mycothiol dehydrogenase — protein sequence MAQQVRGVIAPGKDEPVRVETIVVPDPGPGEAVVRVQACGVCHTDLHYKQGGISDEFPFLLGHEAAGVVESVGDGVTDVAPGDFVVLNWRAVCGRCRACLRGRPWYCFDTHNATQRMTLTDGTELSPALGIGAFAEKTLVAAGQCTKVDPAVSPQVAGLLGCGVMAGIGAAINTGQVGRGDTVAVIGCGGVGDAAVAGASLAGAAKIIAVDIDDRKLDKARTMGATHTVNSRQADPVETIRELTGGFGADVVIEAVGRPETYQQAFYARDLAGTVVLVGVPTPEMKLELPLLDVFGRGGALKSSWYGDCLPSRDFPMLIDLHLQGRLDLEAFVTETIELTDVEKAFERMHQGDVLRSVVVL from the coding sequence ATGGCGCAGCAGGTACGCGGCGTGATCGCACCCGGCAAGGACGAACCGGTACGGGTGGAGACGATCGTCGTCCCCGATCCGGGGCCGGGCGAGGCCGTCGTACGCGTCCAGGCCTGCGGTGTCTGCCACACCGATCTGCACTACAAGCAGGGCGGGATCTCCGACGAGTTCCCCTTCCTGCTGGGCCATGAGGCCGCGGGCGTCGTCGAGTCGGTCGGCGACGGCGTCACCGATGTCGCGCCCGGCGACTTCGTCGTCCTCAACTGGCGTGCGGTGTGCGGGCGTTGCCGGGCCTGTCTGCGCGGGCGCCCCTGGTACTGCTTCGACACCCACAATGCCACGCAGCGGATGACCCTCACCGACGGCACCGAACTCTCCCCGGCCCTCGGCATCGGCGCCTTCGCGGAGAAGACGCTGGTCGCGGCCGGACAGTGCACCAAGGTCGACCCGGCAGTCTCCCCGCAGGTCGCGGGTCTGCTGGGCTGCGGGGTGATGGCCGGGATCGGCGCCGCCATCAACACCGGGCAGGTGGGCCGCGGCGACACGGTCGCGGTCATCGGCTGCGGGGGCGTCGGCGACGCCGCCGTCGCCGGGGCGAGCCTGGCGGGCGCCGCGAAGATCATCGCCGTCGACATCGACGACCGCAAGCTCGACAAGGCCCGCACCATGGGCGCCACGCACACCGTGAACTCCCGGCAGGCCGACCCGGTCGAGACGATCCGCGAACTCACCGGCGGCTTCGGCGCCGACGTCGTCATTGAGGCGGTGGGCCGCCCCGAGACGTACCAGCAGGCCTTCTACGCCCGCGACCTGGCCGGCACCGTCGTCCTGGTCGGTGTCCCCACCCCCGAGATGAAGCTCGAACTGCCCCTGCTGGACGTCTTCGGCCGCGGTGGCGCCCTGAAGTCCTCCTGGTACGGCGACTGTCTGCCCTCCCGGGACTTCCCGATGCTGATCGACCTTCATCTGCAAGGCCGCCTGGATCTGGAGGCGTTCGTGACGGAGACCATCGAACTCACCGACGTGGAGAAGGCCTTCGAGCGGATGCACCAGGGTGACGTCCTGCGCTCGGTGGTGGTGCTGTGA
- a CDS encoding MBL fold metallo-hydrolase encodes MAARIERLVTSGQFSLDGGTWDVDNNVWLVGDDHEVVVIDAAHDADAIAEAVGDRRLTAIVCTHAHNDHIDAAPALADRTGATIWLHPDDLPLWKQTHPDRDPDAHLLDGQVIEAAGADLRVLHTPGHAPGAVCLYDPGLGAVFTGDTLFKGGPGATGRSFSHFPTIIDSIRDRLLALPPETKVLTGHGDDTTIGAEAPHLEEWIARGH; translated from the coding sequence ATGGCCGCCCGCATCGAACGCCTGGTCACCTCGGGGCAGTTCAGCCTCGACGGCGGCACCTGGGACGTCGACAACAACGTCTGGCTCGTCGGCGATGACCACGAGGTCGTCGTCATCGACGCCGCCCATGACGCGGACGCCATCGCCGAGGCCGTCGGCGACCGCAGGCTGACCGCCATCGTGTGCACCCATGCCCACAACGACCACATCGACGCCGCCCCGGCCCTCGCCGACCGCACCGGCGCCACCATCTGGCTGCACCCCGACGACCTGCCGCTGTGGAAGCAGACCCACCCCGACCGCGACCCCGACGCCCACCTCCTCGACGGCCAGGTCATCGAGGCCGCCGGCGCCGACCTCCGCGTCCTGCACACCCCCGGGCACGCGCCCGGCGCGGTCTGCCTGTACGACCCCGGACTCGGCGCCGTCTTCACCGGCGACACCCTCTTCAAGGGCGGCCCCGGCGCCACCGGCCGCTCCTTCTCCCACTTCCCGACGATCATCGACTCGATCCGCGACCGCCTGCTCGCGCTCCCGCCCGAGACGAAGGTCCTGACGGGCCACGGCGACGACACGACCATCGGCGCCGAGGCCCCGCATCTGGAGGAGTGGATCGCCCGGGGCCACTGA